CGGTGAGGATGTGCGAGGACATGACGACGGTGGTGCCGTGTTCGGCGGCGTCGGCCATGAGCAGGCCCATCAGCTGGTGGCGGGCGAGCGGGTCGAGGTCCGCCATCGGCTCGTCCAGGAGCAGCAGTTCGGGCCGCTTGCCGAGGGCGAGCGCGAGGGCGACGCGGGTGCGCTGGCCGCCGGAGAGGTGGCGTACGAGGGTGTCGGAGGAGAAGCCGCCGCCGTCGACGATCCGCCGGGCGACGGTGTCGTCCCAGCGGCCCGGGTTGAGCTCGCGGCCCATGCGCAGGGTGTCGGCGACGCTGAGCCGGGGGTGGAGCGGCTTGTCCTGGGCGACGTAGGCGAGGCGCTCGCGGGCCGGGGCCGTGATCGTGCCCTCGGTGGGGCGGAGCAGGCCGGCGGCGAGGGCCAGGAGGGTGGACTTGCCGGCGCCGTTGGGGCCGACGAGGGCGCAGATCCGGCCGGTGGGGAGGGAGAAGTGGCACTCCCGCAGGGCCCAGTCGCGCCCCCTTCCCCCGTATCGCTTGCCCAGGAGGTCTGCCTCCAGGGCGGTGTCCTTCGTCATCGGTCGTCGTCCCCCTCGAAGTGTTCCTTCAGTACGGATGCGAAGAGCGCGGCCACGTCCTCCCGCTCAAGCCCTGCGGCGCGTGCCCGGCGGGCCCAGTCGGTGAGTTCGCCGCGCAGCGGCGAGTCGGCGGGGCCGGTGCCGAGGGTGGCGCGGACGAAGGTGCCGAGG
The DNA window shown above is from Streptomyces vietnamensis and carries:
- a CDS encoding ABC transporter ATP-binding protein, encoding MTKDTALEADLLGKRYGGRGRDWALRECHFSLPTGRICALVGPNGAGKSTLLALAAGLLRPTEGTITAPARERLAYVAQDKPLHPRLSVADTLRMGRELNPGRWDDTVARRIVDGGGFSSDTLVRHLSGGQRTRVALALALGKRPELLLLDEPMADLDPLARHQLMGLLMADAAEHGTTVVMSSHILTELEGACDHLLLLHGGKVRLAGPVDELLAAHTLLTGPIADLAPHTVVESRTTGRQLTALVRHEGRVEGPWETTEPSLEDLLLAHLRTTETTTEAAIETATEGAPA